The Acipenser ruthenus chromosome 26, fAciRut3.2 maternal haplotype, whole genome shotgun sequence genomic sequence TACGTATTTGAGCATTTCTAACACAAGAGGTCACTTGAGAGATCTTACCCATTGCACGGGTGAAGATGTCATGCATATACTTACACAATTCATTATTATAATGGACCAGAAGGTACACAGATCGTTATAGTGGTATATTGTTATTACTACAGGTATAATCAGCAGTATACATtgtttgggttaaaaaaaaagaaaaaaaaaaaaggtgttttttccAGTTTCCGGTTGAAAATCGATTTAGGGGACCTATTTAGgttaaaaatagaaatacagcTTGATGACTGTATGGACTGCTTCAGAAATGTAACCATTCttcccatttgttttttcagaactGTATTGGCATGCTCCTGCTGGCCCACATGGTCTCCAGTGAGTCAGTATCTGAAGTTACATTCAGTGTCAAAGAGGAAGAAGATGCCGGTGTTTCTATTGGGAACATTCAGCAGCATCTCTTCCCTCTGGTATCCGATGGAGACACGTTAACTTACAAGTTCTTGGAGAACAATCTATACGTCACCCTGGATGAGATAACTGGGTTCCTGTACACAACCAAACACAAACTTGACAGAGAAATCCTGTGTCCACCCGACCACTTGGGTGACTGTGTGCTGCAATTAAATGCTATTGTTATGCctgataaatattttaaaatgattaaagtCAACATAGACATAGAAGACATTAATGACAATGCACCCTACTTTCTGGAGAACAATATTTCCCTGTCAATATCCGAGAACACCCCAGTGGGAACGACAATTGGAATTGACCATTTGGCCCTTGATAAAGACACCGGGACTAACAGCATGCTCACTTACCTGCTTGAAAACAGTGATGGGTTTTTCAGTATAGCACTAGAGGGGGAGTCACTTTCTGTCATCATTGAGAAGCCACTGGACCGGGAATCTCTGGATGTTCACCAAATGAAACTCATTGCTACTGATGGAGGGCATCCATCTTTATCTGGAACTGCTGCCTTGAATGTCCAGGTAGAAGACGCCAATGATAACTGTCCAGTGTTCACTTCAGCAGAACCCATCCTGGTCACTATTCCTGAAAATGCAGCCGCAGATAGCATAGTGGCACAGGTTCACGCAACTGATGCAGATCTCGGCTCTAACgctgacattatttattcctACAGCCCTCGAGTTTCTGCTGCATCCAGGGAATTGTTCAGTTTGGACCCATCTTCTGGCATTATCACTTTCTCAGGGGTTGTAGAGACGGAGACACCTCCTGAACACAAACTAAGTGTGTTCGCAAACAGTGCCCCCTGCCCTCCAGCAATAGCAGTTGTAATAGTTTATTTAAGTCAGGATACAAATCAACAACCAGTGATAGACATCAGCTACATCGCAAGTCTGGAtaatgatgatgttgtgttgaagGAGAATGTACCTGTGAACACAGCAATAGCCCTTTTGGATGTAATTGACCCACATAATATTAAAGGCTCACTTAACATCGAAGGAGATGtccctttcattttaaaaccacacCATGGGAAATATTTACTGCTGACATCAAAGCCACTCGACTTTGAACTTGATAAACAATACAATGTTTTTATTGTTGCACGAGATGCCAACCAAAAGAGCGTTTTCCACAAAAGGTTCATCCGAATCAGAGTAAATGATGTGAATGATAATGCTCCAAGGTTCTCCCAAAGATCCGTTGAAGCTTCCATTGAAGAAAACAATGGGCTAGACACTCCTTTGATCAGACTAACTGCAATAGATGCAGATAGTGACCAAAACGGAAAGGTGGTTTACAGTCTAGGCCCAGATGCACCACCCATGTTTGCGATTAACACATCAACAGGTGAGCTCACAGTGTCTTCAGTACTAGACCGGGAACAACAGGATCTTTACAATTTCACAGTGGTTGCTGCTGATCAGGGTACTCCATCTTTAGAAACCGTAACCACTGTCCTGATCCGAGTGCTGGACCAAAACGATAACAGACCACTTTTCATTACCAACGAGTTTACCTTCTTCATTCCAGAGAACTTCCCCCGCCTCGGGGAGGTGGCAATTATTAATGTGACGGATGCAGACACGGGGCCCAACGGTAAAGTGATGGTTTCCATCCTAAACAGCACTGTACCATTTGTGATGGACAATGCTAGAGGGACACTGCGTTGCTCTTCTGatatagacagagagacagcAGACATACATGAAATTTGGATTATGGCTATAGACAGTGGGAATCCAGCCTTATCGACCACTGCCAAAGTGACCATCTTTGTTTTAGATATCAACGACAACCCTCCCAAGGTTCTCCTGCCCAAGAACAACTTCTCCTGCCTGCCAGTTCCTGGAAGCACAGCTCAGGGGGCAACAGTTGCTGAGATTTATGCTATTGATATGGATGCCGGGATGAATTCAGTTATCAGCTACAAGATCATTGGAAAAGAAGCTCCTGGCCCCAGTCCCTTTAAGATCGATTCCTTGACGGGCAACATAACCCTTCAGGAAAAGCTTCTGACTAATCATTACGGCATGCACCACTTATTTATTCAAGTAAGTGACGGTGGATTACCCAAACCTCTACAATCCACCATTTGGATTAATCTTTTTGTGAATGAAACTTTAAGCCCTTGTGTTTTGAATACAGTGCCTGAAGGTTTTTTTCAAGAACAGCCTCTAGAAATGCAAAACTTATGCGGACGTGAGTTTTCTGAAATCCTGTGCTTGCCATTAACGTTTATTGTTGGTCTGGCAATGATGACAGCTTCCCTTATATTTTTCGCAGCAGGTATATATATGTTTCGAAAAGCAACAGTGAGCAACTTGAGGAATATGAATAGGCCTGCTCATGAGGATGCTGAAATCCCTTTAAAACTGAACCAAAACTATGACACTAGAGACTGGGTTGATGTACAATAACAGAATACCTCAAATAAGCCATACCCTGAACTGGACAAACACTGTATGTTGtacataagatttttttttgttcacagtattttttaaatgttttatacatgAATTAAATGGCATTTATGAATGAGTTTGCAACATTTTAACCAAAATATGTAACTCGCAAGTTTAAAACTGAAATTAGACAGCTCCAGTCAAAATAACTTCCACAGGGGCTCAGGTGGAAAATCTTCACGGCTACGAGAATGGCACGCAGTCTCATCAGCAGATTAGAATCATGTACACTTGGGAAATCTTTGGAATATAGAAGTGGCGGTACTGCGTAATTACCAGCCTATTTTAAGCactatacatgtatatatgtatgtagtgTTGGGAAAGTTACTTTTAAAGGGTAATCTGTTACAAGTTACCAATACTTGAACAACATTGTAACTAATgtagttacagtaacttattactttgaaaacaaaaattGTTACACTTAGAAATGGTTACATCCCAGGCATAGTTTACAAGTTCCTGAAAAATGTAATCGGATTACAGTAATGCGTTACACATGAAGTGTGACTCCCCAGGACTGTCTATATTTTAGCCTTCAGTGCGCTGGACTTCAACAGAAAGAATGCATTGTTGACCACCCAGTTGGTTTAGATTCATTTAAGCCTTTgagacacaagcttcctcccacTATCCTGTTCCTGCTACCACTGCAGCACTAATATGTATTTGATTATCTCTTCAGGGTCTGGAAGCAAAGTTTTTAAGAAGGAGATTTTGTTTTCAGATAGTGTGTTGCATTGATAACATCTTGGCAGCGGGTATTTTCaatatgatttttgtaaaaaaagaaatggtaaaTTATTACTTTGTCCAAATAAAAGCCTTTTTACATGTGTTGGTATTACTCAATTGAATCTGCTTTTATATTttgatctaaaaataaaatgcccTTTCAGACACTGTCAGTAAACTTGGAAAAACACCTGCCATGACACTACCAATTTGGGATTTTGTATTTGGGGTATTATTTCATAGCTACTTCCAAACGAAACTCTGACATACGTCAGGCAAGTTGGATCTAAGGGGTGTAATGCCACACGCAAGGATGAGGAAGTGGGGTCTATCCACAAAGTATAACTCCTATTCTTTGAAAGGATAAAAACACCTTGTAGTAACAAAACCAAATTCGAACGCTACAACTAGAGAATGCTAAACAGACCTCATATAATCACTGTGTTTATTTGGTTCTAGGTTTGTAAAATGTTCAGgagtttaaaaagaataaaactaATAGAGTAAAGCTGAGAATAAGGCCCTATAATACTCTATTTACACTAAACAATGCATGATCATCACGTTCTGAAAACATGATTGAAGTGAATGGCAATCGCATGGTTTCAATGAGTGTTGATTGTGCATTATTTACTGTAGGTAGGCTGGATAGTAGTGTGTTACAGGTAATATATCCCACTTGACCCAATGTTCCTATATGCATCATAGTAAGCACAACTAGCTTCAAttctgcaaaataaaaagatgaaaagTAACCCAGGTATGTgacatactgtattgtactgtacattccCAGCCACCGCTGCACTCACAATTAGAGCTACCAGTAACACGAAAAAGTAGATCATCCAGTGCACATGCACATGTCCCCCACTGATACTCTCAACAACTTAATGAACATCACAATAGGATAAGTGGCTCTTTAGATATATTCAACAGTGTAATGTATGGACTTATGGTCTTGTGAGAATGTTGTTAGTCATCTTTTTTATGCCATTGTTATGGCCATAAACTATACCTGAGGGCAGGTACAAAAATACAAACCGTGTCATCACATGCATATACAGTATCATTAATGTATAGGACTCTGTCATGACTGTATTCGTTTTGCTAGGAAATTATAATACCCTCATCCACAA encodes the following:
- the LOC117963468 gene encoding protocadherin-20-like; the protein is MDYRKHFKMDWARILQNCIGMLLLAHMVSSESVSEVTFSVKEEEDAGVSIGNIQQHLFPLVSDGDTLTYKFLENNLYVTLDEITGFLYTTKHKLDREILCPPDHLGDCVLQLNAIVMPDKYFKMIKVNIDIEDINDNAPYFLENNISLSISENTPVGTTIGIDHLALDKDTGTNSMLTYLLENSDGFFSIALEGESLSVIIEKPLDRESLDVHQMKLIATDGGHPSLSGTAALNVQVEDANDNCPVFTSAEPILVTIPENAAADSIVAQVHATDADLGSNADIIYSYSPRVSAASRELFSLDPSSGIITFSGVVETETPPEHKLSVFANSAPCPPAIAVVIVYLSQDTNQQPVIDISYIASLDNDDVVLKENVPVNTAIALLDVIDPHNIKGSLNIEGDVPFILKPHHGKYLLLTSKPLDFELDKQYNVFIVARDANQKSVFHKRFIRIRVNDVNDNAPRFSQRSVEASIEENNGLDTPLIRLTAIDADSDQNGKVVYSLGPDAPPMFAINTSTGELTVSSVLDREQQDLYNFTVVAADQGTPSLETVTTVLIRVLDQNDNRPLFITNEFTFFIPENFPRLGEVAIINVTDADTGPNGKVMVSILNSTVPFVMDNARGTLRCSSDIDRETADIHEIWIMAIDSGNPALSTTAKVTIFVLDINDNPPKVLLPKNNFSCLPVPGSTAQGATVAEIYAIDMDAGMNSVISYKIIGKEAPGPSPFKIDSLTGNITLQEKLLTNHYGMHHLFIQVSDGGLPKPLQSTIWINLFVNETLSPCVLNTVPEGFFQEQPLEMQNLCGREFSEILCLPLTFIVGLAMMTASLIFFAAGIYMFRKATVSNLRNMNRPAHEDAEIPLKLNQNYDTRDWVDVQ